The DNA window CCGCCAGCGTCATCAGAACCGTGATCAGGAACCATCCTTGCAGCCGCGACTTCATGGATTACCTCAAACGTTTGTTTGAATCTTAGACCAGAGACGTTGGATTGTCAGCGGCTGACGACCCACTTCCGCAGGTTTTCAAGGCTGAAAGGCACAGGCATGATGATGCTCCCCATCCATTCGCGATTCCCGCCCATGACCCAACGCATCCGCGCCCGTCGTTCGCCTATCCATGGCCGGGGGGTCTTTGCGCTGGCGGATCTGGCCAAGGGGGACTGTGTGGTCCGGTATCGTGGTGAGCTGATCAGCCATGCGCAGGCTGACGAGCGTTACGGTGACGACGGTGAAAGCGGGCATACCTTCCTGTTCACCCTCAACGAGCAATATGTGGTGGACGGCAACCGTCGCGGCAATGTCGCGCGCTGGATCAATCACAGCTGCATGCCCAATTGCCAGGCCGTGATCGAGATCAGCGCCGGAGGCGATCCCCGCCGCGACCGCATCCTGATCGAAGCGGTGCGCGATATCGCGGCGGGGGAGGAGATCACCTATGACTACGGCATCGTGCTGGCCGTTCCACATACCGCCGCGATGAAGCGGCTCTGGCCTTGTCACTGTGGCGCGGCCCGATGCACCGGCACCTTGCTGAAGCGCCGGCGACGAACCGAAGGAGGCCACGCGCGTGTCGAATGCAAGATGTGAGACAATAGGGAATCAGGAACCTTTCCGGGCCAT is part of the Frateuria aurantia DSM 6220 genome and encodes:
- a CDS encoding SET domain-containing protein — protein: MTQRIRARRSPIHGRGVFALADLAKGDCVVRYRGELISHAQADERYGDDGESGHTFLFTLNEQYVVDGNRRGNVARWINHSCMPNCQAVIEISAGGDPRRDRILIEAVRDIAAGEEITYDYGIVLAVPHTAAMKRLWPCHCGAARCTGTLLKRRRRTEGGHARVECKM